Part of the Fibrobacter sp. genome is shown below.
TTCCTGTTCCAAAGTCATATAAGCCTTCTTTGTGGCGGGGTCCTTGCGGTATCTTTCCACAAGGTCATGGATTCGTTTCATCTTAACGGATTCATGCTTTTGCGTGGCGAAATACTGCATATACTCGCGAGTCGCCTTGTCGGTTACCTCGGAGTACTTCTTAAATATATAAAAGTTTTTGTAGCAGAGGTCACCCATCAAAATCCTGGGATTCGTCTCTTCACGATTTTGGAACTTATACACGGGCAAGCCCTTTCCGAAGATATCGTCCGGGCAGATGAACAAGATGTACTGTTCTTGAAGCTCGTCGTAACTTACGCCCTTGGCAAGGACATCCAGGTCGCACATTCCCTGGTAATAGCGTGCTCGCTTAGGGAGTTCACCGGTGTCGACCATCTGCAACTCGATATCGAAATAACGGCCTGGCTTAGAAACTCCCGATGCGTCAGAGATTTCCTCCTTCACAGCGACATCAAAGCGGACGCTTTTGTGGAAGGGATCCTCCTGTGTGGTGGCTTCGCCGACTACGGAAATCTTGTCGATGGAAATTTTCAGGACATCCTGCAAGAAATCCTTTGCCACATCCTCATTACTGAAGACCTTCGAGAACATGAAATTGTCGGTAATATTCAGCTCTTCGTACGGCTTTATTTTGTATTCGCCCATTTTTCCTCCATGTTAAAAGTTGCGTTTACTATTAACACGCAGGAAAGTTCCAAATAAGCACAGATTTTTATGAAAAATTTTGTTTGCGCTGGAGGGACTTGGAAAAATTTGATGAGTTGTTGTTCATTGAACGCCTGCGGCGTTAGCGGCGGCGGTCGCGACAACCACCTAAAGGTGGCCATGCCCACGTAAGTGCTGAAGCACTA
Proteins encoded:
- a CDS encoding Rpn family recombination-promoting nuclease/putative transposase translates to MGEYKIKPYEELNITDNFMFSKVFSNEDVAKDFLQDVLKISIDKISVVGEATTQEDPFHKSVRFDVAVKEEISDASGVSKPGRYFDIELQMVDTGELPKRARYYQGMCDLDVLAKGVSYDELQEQYILFICPDDIFGKGLPVYKFQNREETNPRILMGDLCYKNFYIFKKYSEVTDKATREYMQYFATQKHESVKMKRIHDLVERYRKDPATKKAYMTLEQELNLRYKKGVDDEKRRLAKAMLAEGDSVEKVARCTGLTPDQINAL